The DNA window taagttagtaAACTGATAAAgctaaaattaaacaattaaatgataattttgtaatttatttccGTTAGGTGATCACAAATGTTTTCTATCCCTTAGAACAAGATTCCTTGTAAAAATAGGAAATTCAGTTTGTAGAATGAAAATCGATACGTAATCATTtgaattatgtttttgtattcgTTAAAAGTACAGGGTGCAATTTTGTTAACACATTATGTGTTGTATTATGGATAGGATTGGAAGGTAAGGTTGTTTTATTGATGGTTTTGAGTCCTCCTTTGATCGTATAGAGGAAGAAAAATGTTTGGCCGTCAAGATATAATCTTTCTCAAATGTGGTAAAATCTTTAtagttaaaaaacattaaaactaTATTTGATTGGTTGTAATAGACTATGTATTTCACACTTGTTTAGGCTTAATTCTCAAATCTACAACCAAACAAAAGGTTAGGTTTAATGGGCTGTTTAAGTTCCCATTACAATTCAGGGATTGAATACAATTTAGCAACCCTACATCTGAATTGTTGTTTGgtgtagagaaaaaaaaaatcctcCAGATACCTATTCACATTCATCTTCCTCACCTAATCAAGCCATAAACCACCTAGCTCATTCAATTTCAGTGAACCAAGAAATCTCTTCATTGAAAGGCAACGCTACAATGATGTTATTCGTTTCAGTATAACACTCCGTCACAAGGTATGTCTCAATCTCTCTGTGCTTAGATTATActccatttgatttgatatttccttaaatatataatttcttttttgtcTTTTCACTCTAACCCCCCATcttaattcatttgatttttgatGTTAATGATTTATTATGATTTCTGATTCTTTTAAGCTCTTGGTAGCAAATCTCTCCTCTTACTCTCCATCAAAGTAGGCTTTGTTCAATTTCTTATTTCTGTAAAAATTGGTCTGCCCACTTATCTATATAATTAAATGCAGAATTATTAATCATTCGTGGCTTTTTCTTATATCTATTCTCTTAAACTATAGGAATACGATTACATTATTAATTCTATCATGATACtcgattctattttatttattagtcTATTATGATACTCATTCACTATTCTATTCcgacaataaaaaaaaaaaaagaactctaTTCCATTATAATTCATGATCACCGAATCAATGGTTGTGATTCTCAATCCAATTTCAACTAAATAATGATTAATTCAACCAAGCTCAACCGATTTTCCATTCCAGTTCAAAAAATTCACGATCTAATCAATCTAGTTCCAACTATGACCTAGTAACAAACTTATGTTTGTTTCAATTCTTTAACACCAAATTCAATACTAAGATTTAAGTTGATGAACAATTGCCATATGTAAACTTTGCCCAATTATATTTCAATTCTTAGTGTTagtttaatgttaattaaattctATTCTATAGGTCATATATTCATATAACCGTACGTTTTACTGGTAAACTCCTAAAAAACTCCTTAACAATCCTTTCCCATCCCCTTCTTTACAAATACCCAAAAatgattcttttaaaaaaattgattaaattatgaaatcaaATTAACCAACCTAATCGATTGAatcaattttaaaccaaaaaaaaaaacgaagCTCTGATTGATTGGATCTTCCACCTGCCTTTCTTTTAACCATGACAGAGAACATTTAAATTACTGAAAATCAtgacattgatttttttttaattttagcttATTCTAATACAAAGCATACAAAGATAAAATTAAACAGTGATAACGTTCATCCATAATTGCACGACCAACACTGACCTCAAACAAATCCCCCACTCTAGTAATGAAAAACACGTCATGGTGTTTTTCTAGTACGACAGATAAGGGTGAAAGTACAATCATCTCCTTGGTTTATTATTATGACAAGCTATCATCAATTCCTTAAAATGTTCAATGTTTTTCATCAGATTGAAATTGGGTCTCATAAAATTTACTAACCTTAGAACAGGGGCAAACTTGGTGGGAACCGCACATGCATCCATTGTCTTTCATACGTTGATAAATGATTCCATCCAATCTCATCCAGCAATGACAGCTTCATTTCGTAGAATTTCTTCTTTGGTGGCTCTCCATCATCCTGAATCATGTCATTTAGTACCTGCGACAATAGCAGATACTTGAGCTCAAGTTCCAGTACAGGGGAAACTAACCACATTTGAAGTCAACTAATGGGTTGTATCGGAAAATAACTTGTGAACAGCCTAAGGCAGTAACTAGCATAAGCCTAAAAACATATCAAGGGATAGAGAATCATTCCACATAgtattcaaacattttttttcCAGGCTGACAAGTGATATAAAGCATTGACAATCCAAGTTTCTTACAGTCCTCGTTCTTTCACTTCCAATTCTTTATTCCTATTATGAAATTAGTGGTTTGTATTGAAAGAGGGAAGAGActtgaattgaaataataataaatgcatCAATATTCTTAAGGGGATCCATTTACACCTGTGTAAAACTAAAGTAGTTCTATATCATTTAATATCTTTTtgaatgattaatattttaacaacccAACTGTTGAATTTATCGATATAATTATACTTATCATACATGCAATTTTTTGAACCGATTCAATATGATAGAtctaaaatattgtatatattaatatttattgaatagttgaaagtttttcaaataaaataaataattgaaaatttaatatgCATGatctatataaacaaaatatgaaaatgacaaaaccattaaaatattaatcgaacaaaaagacaaaaaagggTGTAAGATCACTCTAGTTTTATACCGGTTTATGTAGATAGTTTCCTATATTATTATTGTCATAGTTTCAAATGCATTTTAAACAAAATACCATTCAACTCATCAATTGAAATTTTCATCAGGTAACTTCTTTTTAGTGCTTACTAGGATTGTAAGAAGAGAAAATACCTTCAGTGCAGTTCCAAGCCTCCCAAATCGCCTCTCCCGCAGTACATAGAGGGTGCCATATTTAGAGGACTTCACATCTACCCATTTTGTCAGTTCTTTAAAGTTTTCCTCAAATAAGTCTGACCGGAGATCAGAACTGACAGCTTCACTTGCAGCCAAGGCTGAAGGTTTCTCACCCTATAATGGTGATGAAGAAAATGATTAATTCCAATGAAGATGATAAACCACCATAAACATGCTGATATAAACAATCTCAGCACCATAAAACCAATTAGAAATAGGTGGAGATGCCCGATATAACACCACAGAAAACCCAATATTTAACATATGTAGGATAAAATCACTTAACACTTCCCTCACGTGTAGTTCACACATCCTACAAGTGGACAATCTCACTAGAAGTCGTCAACATCAATGGGGTAGACATGCTGAAAAACGTAACAGAACCTGGGCTAAAACTAGTAATGAGACGTATCAAATTCACCAACGAACTAGCAAGAAAAATGTAATGCAGAATGGAGATTAGTTCAAGACATTAAATTCCCTCAGCTCTACCAAAATAATAGGTTTTGCATAACGGCCATGGGTTTTATTTTTGTGCCATTGCTTCATATCTTCGTCTCAGTAATGGACTTATAAAGTTCACTTTTCTTTGTGAATATGTATGTCAATGTTTCTTTCCACTTTGAAGAAAAGATTAGAAAATAACCAATATCAGTTAGATAATAAGCTTATTTAAATTGGAAAATAACCAGGTGATACATATACCAAACAATACCTTTATAGATTCAATCTCAGCCAGTGCAAGTCCTTTTTGGTACAGTGCTTCTGCTAATCGATCACGAGTTGTCTCcatcttcttcttatttttctgAAGAAATTAAAAAGGGAAGGGGGGTTCTCATACATTTTGTGTATAAACCGCAAACACTAAACCCCTAATGATGCACTAAAGCATAAATGAAATTGCAGCACAGGAAACACCTTGGAGACAATCATAACCATTGAAAAATAAAAGTCAAGAACAAAAAATACGTTTAGCAACTTCAATTCTGATAATATACTTGGCTGAATTTACTAAGAGGATGTTCAGCATAGTATGAGCAAAATGATGGAAAGGGTAGAGGGAAGAGCAAATTGACAATTTAAAACCGAACCTCTGAATCCTCATCCTCAGGATCAGCTTTAAGTGAAAAGAGTTTTGCCAGTTCATCTGCATCGATACTATCAATCACCTCATCTGCCGCACTTATAATCTGAAAAGTTCAACTATATTAGTTAAGGAAAGCATTTATTTCAGATTTTCCATTTCAGTTTTGAGTACTGTAAAAGATAAACTGACAACCTTAATATCAGTCTCTTAGCTACTTCTcatgtttggtatttttatatattctggCCAGTATTTTTTGCTAAATACATAAACTTCAAGCATCTCCAGTAGATGCAGGTTATGAACTTTCAACAAGTCCCCCACTAGAACCAAGAGAGGGTTCAAATTTTAGGCCTTCATGGGGCTCACTTAAATATCGTtatgcttaaaaataaataaaaaaaagaatatgaaaGCTAGCAACCTATAAGGATACTTTCCACTTGAtaccaaaaaatgaaaaaaaaacaacttttagGCATGCATATATGTCATCTTTACGAGTTAAATAAGTAACATCCACTCTGAAGTGAGTCATTGATTTACCACATTATATCTCTGAAGGTAGTTCAGATTAGCAACATTGAGCAACTGAGAAGAGTTACATGGCAGCAAAGCACAAAACAAAATGAAGGGAAAAACCTCAACAAGACACTTTACAAAGCAAACTCAAGAGAGCCATCAGCATTTTCATACCAAAATATGCTTTCAATACGACTCACCTTTTCATAATAGTGGATTTTGTCCCCAATATTGCTTCGTGAAAGCAAACTTTCCAAGATCTTTACAAGCAATGGAGTGTACTTAGGGTACTCAGACTGCCAAAGAACACATGTTACATATTAAAATAGGTACAGCACACTATTGACTGCCTAAGACAAGCAGCTCCAAAAACATCCACTTCCAGATTTAGACATGTTTTCATCTAGTTTCAGGAATTATATGGCAACTAAAACACAATTGACTGCAACAAGCTACAATAGCACACTTCTCCCACTAAAAAATTAACCGGACTGAAAATGGAGGCCGCTAAACCTTCTCTGCCATTTGACAGCCATTTAGACAGTTATAAGACAATAATCAGCTTGTACTTAAAGAACTAATAAACTTAGGTGCTGCAAAATTATTTTTCAGGTATAACTTGTACGTAAATTTTACATACCACTTATTCCTAGCTATAATATTGCTACAAGCACACCgctatttgaaaagaaaaaaacagaacACTCAACCTGATATATACTAGACTTGCAATGTAGCATTCACTAACCAAGAGACCCTTTGACAGAAAGTGGAGAAAGTAACGCTTAGGGAGAGAGGATGACTCCTCATAAAGAAATATATCCTTCTTCAACTCTTCGCATAGAGTACACCTAAACTAAAGAAAGGACGACAGAGAGTTCTAACCTTGAGAGATTGAGCTAATTTTTTCCATTCTGAGCGATCTTCATCACTATCTTGCTTCAGGCTTCCAAAAACCTTTATTTTTGCCTCTCGAACCTGATTGAGGAATTGAACAAGCATTACTCCATATGTTAACACCAGagaaaacaaatgttttaaaaagcTAGTTGATCTTGATGAAATTTGTTCCGGTTATCTTAATCGATACCATACAatagtaaaaatttttcaaaataaatgaacTATTCAAAGCAAAAAACACCAAAGTGATTATATGAATATATGGGCAAAAAAAATCATTAAGTTAATATAAGAGATTATTATAGTTTGACAACATTTAAAAAGTATGAGAAAAAAACTTTGCAACTATTTGATTACCAAATATCAAGGTTAGCATAAACATTTGTGCAAGTACCTCTTCTTGTAAACGTTCGGCCATAGGTTTAGTGCTAGCTGAAGAAGAACCTTTGCCTTTGTCTTCATCAATCTGTCAATGAAATGCCATGAGTCATGGCAGAAGAAAGAAGAATGCAAAACATGGAAGTAAAGCTCCAGAGTGCATCACTTAACCATAGAAGCATTATTAGGCCTTCCCATAAGTACCATACAAGGTGTAAtagaaatatgtaaatattacatGGGTAAAGGCAAAAGTATCACAACCTTGCTGGGTGGCACCACATAAGATATCTGATATGATACAGGATTCTTCTGTGGATTTTTTCCCTCTCCAGCATATGATAGGTTCCCGTGTGATATTGCTCCCAGCAATACAGATCCTTGTGAGGAACACTGCAGGAACAATTCAATTGTTACATCTTCTATGCTGTTTACTTAAGTAAAAGAGACATCAAAAAATGTACTACCTTTGGAAGCTTATCTTTGTTTGGTGGACTTAAATAAAATGATTCCTTTATCCTGAAAAATAATGCTTCAAGTTAATTAGAGagtaaaaataagaaaacaaattggACAGGATTGCTGTGAATAGCCTAGATGAATTACATATATTCGAAATCAGACATACCCTGGAACCAAAATAGAATATTTAAAGGTACCATTCCCCATCACGGGGCCATCTGGTTCAGAGAAAAAGTTCAATGGAATAATGTCCTGATTTCAAAATAACCACAGGGATAGTAATGAGCATACCTCATAAACCTTTCCAAACAACCATGGAAGATGAAAATAGCTAAAGAAATCAATACTAATTTAAAGCAATTTGACAATACATCTACTATTATGCCAATAGAAAAAATACAAGACCTAAGAGGCAATGGTTAAACCATTTTCTGCATGCATGCCTTATAATTTAGAAGCAGTGCTTTTAATATAGAGCCATTTCTAACGTgaataaagaaaacaaacaaacaaagacACGATATTACCTTTTCCTCCAAATTCCTTTCCAGAAACAGAACTAATTGCTTCATTTTTTCTAAGTACTGGACATTGTCATGCCTGAAACATGATAAGTCAATGTAAGTGAAAGCAAGCTTGGATTGAAGCATCTCATTAGAAGAGATTGATAGGATGAGAATTCCTGTTTGCAGCTATCCTACTACAAAACCAATTTCCTAAACCTtcaaaaacaagaaagaaaatggaaTATAAGAACAGACAATCTCAAAGTTACAAGATAATCGTGATATTCAGGAATTCCTTTAATTAGCTAAAACCAGAACAGAGGGCCTATAAAGGAGTTGTTTGGGGGCTAGGGAGGAGAAAAGCCACACCAGTATCCAAAAGAAACTAATTTCATTTGATAATTTTTAGCCACACACGACTTGGTTTCAGCAAATGgaaggaaatttttttatttattttcaagagGTCTTTTTTGTACTAGAGTTTTACTCATCCTTCTAATATTGAGTTCGAATTAGTACTAATTATTTTAACACTTATGTATGGTTAAGCTTGCTTTTCCTTGATTTAATATACTAAATAACCAAACGAGGCATGAATGTCTAGTATAAAGCACATCTATAAGTACCTTAAGTACAGTCGCAGTGAGTATTCACCCTTTGGAAGTTGTGAAGAGGCTGGATAACAATCACCCATTGCATATACACGCTATAATTGATGAGAGCAAAAGGATTTTAACAGGTCAGCAAAATTGTGGCACAAGAAGGAAGTAGGAGCAAATTAGAAACCCATTATGGTAGAACAGAATAAAGCACTGGAGATGTAAAATGTGGATTCTACATGATTTGGAATAAAGCATATTTGTCCAGATTTGTTGCTACTGATTCTTTTCAAAATGATTGACAGTACAAATAAAAATGTACCTTGTTTGTGTCAGAAATCATGTAAAATTGGGACTCAAATTTTGTGTCATATATACGATTATTGAGCAATGGAATATGCGGTTTCACTTCTGCTCCATCTTCCAATTTAAAGTGGTAACTGTAGAAGCAAAAAAAGTAAAGCGCACAAACAGTAATTGAAGTGATTGATTACATATGCACATATAAAGGACATTCTTCCATAAGCAACTGAAAAAATACACACGTTAGTGTCAATGCCAGTATCTGTTTCCCTGATGGTAATTTGTCACGATTAGTTGGAAGAGTACAAAGTTTTGCCTCAGTAGGTCGATATGGAACTCTTATCTGCATATtgaacatataaaaaaaacagaaaattaaaaaagaGCGTCTTATTAAATCCAAGCAAGAACATCAAAAGGAAAGCAAAAAGCCCAAAGGAAGAGAAAGCCTAAATGGCCTACATGGCACTGTACAGGATAGACTTCATTACCTTGTTTAAAGTAGCAGTAGGGGCAAGTCTTTCAGAGGCCAATAGTGCTTCAGCCTCAATTCTGATGGGTGCTTCACTTCCATCAAGGACTACTTCAGTTCTGTTGACTCCAATTCCATGAAAGACGATCTAAACCATTCATAAAAAAGAACCCAAACATAAGACTCTCAAATGCAAGATAATTTAAAACAGTATTCCCAAGTTCGCTTCATTGAGATACCACAACTTACAGAGCATGCAACAGTAAATAAGTAAAAGATACTAGGTAAGGTTCTCACAAGCCAAAACTAAAACAAAACTTATGCAGGATAAAGCATCGTTGACATAGGCATGGCCCCAGGTTGGGGAAACACATCTAGAGAAGAAAGcagaaaatcaagaaaattgaaaaagaaaagtagACCATCCAAGTGCAACTTCAACAAAATGGTCTAGGGTGGCAAATATTCACTAACTGAGCAATTATAGAAGCAGTAGTGATAGTaggagataaaataaaaataaaatgaaccgATCAAATAATCAGTAGAAAAGTTATTAGCAGAAGAAAGTTTCTAGATTTTTTGACAGAAAATTACCTCAAAATCTACAATTGTCGTCTCGTGACTTCCCATGCCACTTGACCAAAACTGAGCTATTGCTAATTCCATTGTTTGACCACCTACAACAGGAAAGTCAAAGCTTTTGGCAGTAGGAGAAGAAAATGTTACAACACTCTCCCACTTGATAGGCCTTCTCAATGGACAGAGCTGCACATTTTAAAACAAGTCAAGACTTAGGTCAATCTGGTATGGGTTCAAAGTGCATGCTATACCTGAACGGTGTCAACAAAAAATCGTCTACTAGTATCAAACCCAGATGTCCTCATGGTAGCCTCAACCCAACTAGCACCAAGCGGTACTTCTATATACCTTCGTTCTATGTGGCCTAGACAACCACAAAGGAGAAAAAGGGAATCAACTCATGGAACAATCATAGCATGAAAGAATTTTTAATGTATAAAGGGTACAGAAAATATAAGTTGGGACGAATTCTATGACAAAATAACCTGGAAGGAATGACATCTTTGAGAATGAAACCAGTGGTGGCCGATTCAATACAGCCTTGGGCTTTGTTATAGTAATTGGAATTCTGAACAAAGGACCACGCCATGGGGCTTTGCAATCAATTCCATATACTTCATAATAGTGCAGCCCATCAGCCAGATTGAAGGGATCAACAACTACACTGAAAAGAAACGAAAATAATGCACCATTATCAAACAAGCAATCTTCCAAGATCACAAATCTAAGCATCCAACCCAAAACCAATTGGTAAGAGATGGAGGGCCCAATAAAACCACTAGAAACCCGATGCATAACAGATATGAGATAACACTACTTAATACTCCTCTTTTGTGTAGCTGTTAGGACCTACACATGGACAACTTTACTGGAAGAACAACATAACAAAACCCAGACTCAAACATCTTACTCATCCAATCATAAACCCATTAGCAAGAGGTGGAGAGGCCCAACTTTAACATACAACCATATAAAACCCAATACTTAACAAAGTGGGATAACATTACTTAACACATCAAATATGGAAATTACAGAAATTTTGATTCATCTACCTTACAACTCAAAAGAGGAtggcaaaataaataaattgtagtAAAATGAAGTtcacaaaaatgaataaaaaaattggagTTGATAGACAAACTGCACACAATTTATTAGAAATAAGAACTTTCATATGGGTAGTGAAGTATGTTTACTAACTTGAAGGTGCGCCCATTATGAGTGAGGAGAAGATACTCAGGTGCTCTCACAACTGCATTATTACTAGAGCGCAGCTCAATACACTCCTCAAAGGGAACCAATTGTTCTAATTTACTTGCATCATCATGAAACCTTGGTTCAACATGCACTGCCCACTATTTAAGATGTAAGTTTAGCAGCTTTAAAAATCAAGGATAAGCAGAAAACATGAAGTTGTAAGGCAGGTGGGGATTGAATATCAGAaactaaaataatcatttttttttccttttgaaaaTGAACACTTAATGAAGGGAACACCACATAATTATTTAGTAATAAATGAAAAGCAAAGAGCAAAAAAGTAGCCATGGACAAAAAAGTTATAAAGTATATAAATCAGCACACCTC is part of the Gossypium hirsutum isolate 1008001.06 chromosome D11, Gossypium_hirsutum_v2.1, whole genome shotgun sequence genome and encodes:
- the LOC107904614 gene encoding tripeptidyl-peptidase 2 — encoded protein: MPCSSIETSNNFCGGGDGGDVNGRIHNFKLNEHTFLASLMPKKEIGADRFIEAHPHYDGRGAVIAIFDSGVDPAASGLQLTSDGKPKILDVIDCTGSGDVDTSKVVKADKDGRIQGASGASLVVNSSWKNPSGEWHVGYKLIYELFTDTLTSRIKKERKRKWDEKNQEEIAKAVLHLDEFDQKYTKVEDLKLKRAREDLQNRIDLLKKQGDSYDDKGPVIDAVVWHDGELWRVALDTQSLHDDRKCGKLADFVPLTNYRIEQKYGIFSELDACTFVVNVYDEGNILSIVTDCSPHATHVAGIATAFHPQEPLLNGVAPGAQIISCKIGDARLGSMETGTGLTRALIAAVEHKCDLINMSYGEPTLLPDYGRFVDLVNEVVNKYRLIFVSSAGNSGPALSTVGAPGGTSSSIIGVGAYVSPAMAAGAHSVVEPPPEGLEYTWSSRGPTADGDLGVCISAPGGAVAPVPTWTLQGRMLMNGTSMASPSACGGIALLISAMKAEGIPVSPYSVRIALENTSIPVGGLPEDKLTAGQGLMQVDKAYEYIQKSQDLSCVCYQIKVNQSGKSTPISRGIYLREATACQQSTEWAVHVEPRFHDDASKLEQLVPFEECIELRSSNNAVVRAPEYLLLTHNGRTFNVVVDPFNLADGLHYYEVYGIDCKAPWRGPLFRIPITITKPKAVLNRPPLVSFSKMSFLPGHIERRYIEVPLGASWVEATMRTSGFDTSRRFFVDTVQLCPLRRPIKWESVVTFSSPTAKSFDFPVVGGQTMELAIAQFWSSGMGSHETTIVDFEIVFHGIGVNRTEVVLDGSEAPIRIEAEALLASERLAPTATLNKIRVPYRPTEAKLCTLPTNRDKLPSGKQILALTLTYHFKLEDGAEVKPHIPLLNNRIYDTKFESQFYMISDTNKRVYAMGDCYPASSQLPKGEYSLRLYLRHDNVQYLEKMKQLVLFLERNLEEKDIIPLNFFSEPDGPVMGNGTFKYSILVPGIKESFYLSPPNKDKLPKCSSQGSVLLGAISHGNLSYAGEGKNPQKNPVSYQISYVVPPSKIDEDKGKGSSSASTKPMAERLQEEVREAKIKVFGSLKQDSDEDRSEWKKLAQSLKSEYPKYTPLLVKILESLLSRSNIGDKIHYYEKIISAADEVIDSIDADELAKLFSLKADPEDEDSEKNKKKMETTRDRLAEALYQKGLALAEIESIKGEKPSALAASEAVSSDLRSDLFEENFKELTKWVDVKSSKYGTLYVLRERRFGRLGTALKVLNDMIQDDGEPPKKKFYEMKLSLLDEIGWNHLSTYERQWMHVRFPPSLPLF